Proteins found in one Fervidobacterium thailandense genomic segment:
- the ppdK gene encoding pyruvate, phosphate dikinase produces the protein MGKKWIYFFANGQAEGNAQMKDILGGKGANLAEMMNAGVPVPPGFTISAEVCRYYYDNGKKYPEDLAEQVHAAMKRLEEVTGKGFGDPKNPLLVSVRSGAAISMPGMMDTILNLGLNDETVRGLAELTNNERFAYDSYRRFLQMFGDTALGIPHAEFENALSEMKEKKGVKLDTELDAEDLKKLVEIYKGIYTKYGKEFPQDVYKQLWEAIEAVIRSWMSERAIKYREIHGIKETDMLGTAVNIVAMVFGNMGDDSGTGVCFTRDPNTGEKVYYGEFLPNAQGEDVVAGIRTPYPLEKMKEMIPQAYEELVQIMDRLERYFKDMQDIEFTVEKGKLYILQTRSAKRTSQAAIKIAVDMVHEGLIDKKTAVMRVQPSDIERVLHPKFDENERKNAKLIAKGLPASPGAATGQIYFDAHKAEEMAKAGQKVLLVRPETSPEDVGGMNAAEGILTARGGMTSHAAVVARGLGKPAVVGAESIFISEEEGYLKVGDVIVREGEWLSIDGTTGEVFLGKITTVKPRGLEGPVAELLSWADEFRKLGVRANADVPRDAKVAREFGAEGIGLCRTEHMFFEKDRIPKVRRMIVARTKEEREAALAELLPLQKEDFKGLFREMKGYPVTIRLIDPPLHEFLPTEEEQMKEVAEQLGITIDELKKVVQQLHELNPMLGHRGVRLIITYPEIAIMQTKAIILAAIELKKEEGIDVIPEIMIPLVGHINELKYIKKVVTETADALIKEHGVDLKYLVGTMIEVPRAAVTADQIAQEADFFSFGTNDLTQMTFGFSRDDVGKFLPEYLEKGILEHDPFKHIDEEGVGQLVKMATEKGKEVKPTLKCGVCGEHGGDPKSIMFFATTKLDYVSASPYRIPVARLAAAQASIKYRS, from the coding sequence AACGGTAAGAAGTATCCAGAGGACCTCGCTGAGCAAGTGCACGCTGCGATGAAGAGACTTGAGGAGGTTACTGGTAAGGGATTCGGTGATCCGAAGAATCCTCTCCTTGTTTCCGTTAGGTCTGGTGCCGCGATATCGATGCCTGGTATGATGGACACGATTCTGAACCTCGGTTTGAACGACGAAACAGTTCGCGGACTTGCAGAACTTACAAACAACGAAAGGTTCGCTTACGACTCCTACAGAAGGTTCCTGCAGATGTTTGGTGACACCGCCCTTGGTATTCCCCACGCTGAGTTCGAAAACGCGCTCTCCGAGATGAAAGAGAAGAAAGGTGTCAAGTTGGACACCGAACTCGACGCGGAAGACCTTAAGAAACTTGTTGAGATTTACAAGGGTATTTACACAAAATACGGTAAGGAATTCCCACAGGATGTTTACAAACAGCTCTGGGAAGCTATCGAAGCGGTCATCCGCTCCTGGATGAGCGAACGCGCAATCAAGTACAGGGAAATTCACGGTATTAAGGAAACCGACATGCTCGGTACTGCTGTAAACATCGTTGCAATGGTCTTTGGAAACATGGGTGACGACAGCGGTACGGGTGTCTGCTTCACCAGGGATCCGAACACGGGTGAAAAGGTTTACTACGGTGAGTTCCTCCCGAACGCGCAGGGTGAGGATGTCGTTGCCGGTATCAGAACACCGTACCCACTTGAGAAGATGAAGGAAATGATTCCTCAAGCCTACGAAGAGCTCGTCCAGATTATGGATAGACTCGAAAGGTACTTCAAGGACATGCAGGACATCGAATTCACGGTCGAGAAGGGTAAGCTCTACATCCTCCAGACCAGGAGTGCAAAGAGAACGAGCCAGGCAGCGATTAAGATAGCCGTTGATATGGTCCACGAAGGTCTCATTGACAAGAAGACCGCAGTTATGAGGGTACAGCCCAGCGATATTGAAAGGGTTCTCCACCCGAAATTCGATGAAAATGAAAGGAAGAACGCAAAGCTCATTGCAAAAGGTCTGCCCGCATCTCCAGGTGCAGCCACCGGTCAGATCTACTTTGACGCGCACAAAGCTGAAGAAATGGCAAAAGCCGGTCAGAAGGTGCTCCTCGTCAGGCCCGAAACAAGCCCAGAAGACGTCGGTGGTATGAACGCAGCCGAAGGTATACTCACAGCGCGCGGTGGTATGACATCACACGCAGCAGTTGTTGCACGTGGTTTGGGTAAGCCGGCTGTTGTTGGTGCTGAGAGCATCTTCATCAGCGAAGAGGAAGGATACCTGAAGGTTGGAGATGTCATCGTCAGAGAAGGTGAATGGCTGTCCATCGACGGAACGACTGGTGAAGTCTTCCTTGGTAAGATCACAACAGTCAAACCTCGCGGTCTTGAAGGACCGGTTGCTGAATTACTCAGCTGGGCTGACGAATTCAGGAAACTCGGTGTTAGGGCGAACGCAGACGTTCCAAGGGATGCCAAGGTAGCAAGGGAATTCGGTGCGGAAGGTATCGGTCTGTGCCGAACCGAGCACATGTTCTTTGAAAAAGATAGGATTCCGAAGGTTAGAAGGATGATCGTTGCCAGGACCAAAGAAGAACGCGAAGCGGCACTTGCTGAACTGTTGCCACTTCAGAAAGAAGACTTCAAAGGCTTGTTCAGGGAAATGAAGGGTTACCCGGTCACGATCAGGTTGATCGACCCACCACTCCACGAGTTCTTGCCAACCGAAGAAGAGCAGATGAAGGAAGTTGCCGAACAACTTGGAATTACCATCGATGAACTCAAGAAAGTTGTGCAGCAACTTCACGAACTTAACCCGATGCTTGGTCACAGGGGCGTCAGGCTCATAATCACGTACCCGGAAATTGCCATAATGCAGACAAAGGCAATAATTCTCGCAGCTATCGAACTCAAGAAGGAAGAAGGTATCGACGTTATTCCAGAAATCATGATACCGCTTGTGGGTCATATCAACGAATTGAAGTACATTAAGAAAGTCGTCACTGAAACGGCGGACGCACTTATTAAAGAACACGGTGTCGACCTGAAGTACCTTGTCGGTACGATGATCGAAGTTCCAAGAGCTGCAGTTACAGCCGACCAAATCGCTCAGGAAGCCGACTTCTTCAGCTTCGGTACGAACGACCTTACACAGATGACGTTCGGATTCAGCCGCGACGATGTTGGAAAGTTCTTGCCCGAGTATCTTGAAAAAGGTATCCTCGAGCACGATCCGTTCAAACACATCGACGAGGAAGGCGTTGGCCAACTCGTCAAGATGGCAACCGAGAAAGGTAAGGAAGTCAAGCCGACACTCAAGTGCGGTGTCTGTGGTGAACACGGTGGAGATCCAAAATCCATCATGTTCTTTGCTACGACAAAGCTCGATTACGTCAGTGCTTCACCTTACAGAATCCCGGTTGCAAGACTGGCAGCCGCACAGGCAAGCATCAAGTACAGAAGCTAA
- the glmU gene encoding bifunctional UDP-N-acetylglucosamine diphosphorylase/glucosamine-1-phosphate N-acetyltransferase GlmU: MRVLILAAGLGKRMKSKYPKVVHKILGKPMINWVIDLAKYFGQVGVVLGHKADIVKAYVPSDVQIFIQEPQLGTGHAVMCARGFIDPKDDVLILYGDVPLLSVETVGRLVEMHKSSGNEVTVLTFVAEDPTGYGRILRKGEKIRIVEDKDASEEIRKINEVNSGIYVFSGSFLIENLDKLKNDNAQGEYYLTDLVGLASKTSTVKLDDPTEVLGVNDRAQLAYLESIARQKILKNLMLSGVTIVDPTSTFIGPDVKIGIDTVIHPFTIIEGKTTIGEDCEIGPFTHIVDCTIGNNVKIIRSEAEKSIIHDNVSVGPFARLREGTVLHENVKIGNFVETKKSVIGKNSKAQHLTYLGDATVGEDVNVGAGTITCNYDGYRKHPTYIGDGAFIGSNCSLVAPVKIGKGAITGAGSVITEDVPDDSLAIARARQVVKEGWAKRKREEMKNADHKE; the protein is encoded by the coding sequence ATGAGAGTTTTAATCCTTGCCGCAGGACTTGGTAAACGCATGAAATCCAAGTACCCAAAGGTGGTTCACAAAATCTTGGGAAAACCCATGATAAATTGGGTTATAGACCTTGCGAAATATTTTGGACAGGTTGGCGTTGTGCTCGGGCACAAGGCGGATATCGTTAAAGCGTACGTACCATCCGATGTGCAGATCTTCATCCAGGAGCCTCAGCTGGGAACCGGACACGCCGTGATGTGCGCAAGGGGGTTCATCGATCCAAAGGATGATGTATTGATACTCTACGGAGACGTTCCGTTGTTGAGCGTGGAGACCGTCGGCAGACTCGTCGAAATGCACAAGTCTTCCGGAAACGAAGTCACAGTTCTCACATTCGTTGCGGAAGATCCGACAGGTTACGGTCGCATCCTGAGGAAAGGAGAAAAGATACGGATTGTTGAGGATAAGGATGCAAGCGAGGAAATTAGGAAAATAAACGAGGTGAACAGTGGTATTTACGTGTTTTCTGGAAGTTTCCTGATAGAAAATCTTGATAAACTTAAAAATGATAACGCGCAGGGGGAATATTACCTCACGGATCTTGTTGGACTAGCTTCGAAGACCTCCACCGTAAAGCTCGATGATCCGACCGAAGTACTCGGTGTCAACGACCGCGCTCAACTTGCGTATCTGGAGTCTATCGCACGCCAGAAGATATTGAAAAATCTCATGCTCTCGGGAGTAACGATTGTTGACCCAACTTCGACGTTTATCGGTCCGGATGTGAAGATTGGAATCGATACGGTAATTCATCCCTTTACTATCATCGAAGGCAAGACAACAATAGGAGAAGATTGCGAAATAGGCCCGTTCACGCACATAGTTGACTGTACGATAGGAAACAATGTTAAGATTATCAGATCCGAGGCTGAAAAATCCATCATCCACGATAACGTATCTGTTGGCCCGTTCGCCAGGTTGAGGGAAGGAACGGTATTGCACGAAAATGTGAAGATTGGAAACTTCGTAGAAACCAAGAAATCCGTGATTGGTAAGAACTCCAAAGCCCAGCACCTGACTTATCTTGGTGATGCTACGGTTGGTGAGGATGTGAATGTGGGTGCTGGAACGATTACGTGTAATTACGATGGTTATAGAAAACATCCAACTTACATCGGTGATGGTGCGTTCATAGGTAGTAATTGTTCGCTTGTTGCCCCCGTTAAAATCGGCAAAGGTGCGATAACAGGTGCCGGGTCGGTTATAACCGAGGATGTACCCGATGATAGCCTTGCAATTGCGCGCGCAAGACAGGTAGTAAAGGAAGGGTGGGCAAAAAGGAAAAGGGAGGAAATGAAAAATGCAGATCACAAGGAATGA
- a CDS encoding ribose-phosphate pyrophosphokinase encodes MQITRNEMKIFTGNANKILAERVASYIGMRLGEITVGRFADGEINVRIEETVRGHDVFVIQPTCPPVNENLMELLIMIDAFKRASANSIAVVIPYYGYARQDRKAKGRDPITAKLVANLLTVAGATRIMTVDLHAEQVQGFFDIPVDNLWSFPVFLEVLRRDGLLNEEAVIVSPDVGGVKRARQIAERVGLPLAILDKRRPKDNVAEVLNIIGDVRDKTAIIVDDIVDTARSLVEGANAIKNAGAKRVVACITHPVLSSGAVERIQNSAIEKIYISDTIYHQDLPEKFRVVSVAPLLGEAIIRVRKNLSVSILFK; translated from the coding sequence ATGCAGATCACAAGGAATGAAATGAAGATCTTCACTGGTAATGCAAACAAGATCTTGGCAGAAAGGGTTGCAAGTTACATAGGAATGAGACTCGGTGAAATCACCGTTGGACGTTTCGCCGACGGTGAGATAAACGTGAGAATCGAGGAGACCGTCAGGGGTCACGACGTGTTCGTCATCCAGCCCACATGCCCTCCCGTCAACGAAAACCTGATGGAGTTGCTTATCATGATCGACGCGTTCAAACGTGCTTCCGCTAACAGCATAGCCGTGGTGATACCTTATTATGGCTACGCACGGCAGGATAGGAAGGCTAAAGGACGCGACCCGATAACGGCAAAACTTGTGGCCAACCTCCTCACGGTTGCCGGTGCAACGAGGATAATGACCGTGGATCTCCACGCCGAACAGGTTCAGGGATTTTTCGACATTCCCGTTGATAATCTGTGGAGCTTCCCAGTGTTCCTTGAAGTACTTAGAAGGGATGGCCTTCTGAACGAAGAAGCGGTCATCGTATCACCGGATGTCGGTGGAGTCAAAAGGGCCCGTCAAATCGCTGAGAGGGTAGGACTGCCACTGGCCATACTTGACAAAAGAAGACCGAAGGACAACGTTGCCGAGGTTTTGAACATAATCGGTGATGTGCGCGACAAGACGGCAATAATTGTCGATGACATCGTCGATACCGCACGGTCTCTTGTGGAAGGCGCGAACGCGATAAAGAACGCCGGTGCTAAGAGGGTTGTAGCGTGTATAACGCATCCGGTGTTATCTTCCGGTGCTGTAGAACGAATCCAGAATTCGGCTATTGAAAAGATCTACATTAGTGATACAATATATCATCAGGATCTACCTGAAAAGTTCCGCGTCGTTTCGGTTGCTCCCTTACTGGGCGAGGCTATTATCCGAGTGAGAAAGAACCTATCGGTAAGTATACTCTTTAAATAA
- a CDS encoding 50S ribosomal protein L25 yields MEHVVTAQLRTVVGKKRAVRRLRSQGIIPAVAYGPGVEKPLNIGLKKNEFLKIFKHVSESTPLTLVVTDDSGKELFKHLAFIKMVQYDKVTDEVKHVDFYIPEAHHKMRINVPIHVVGKAAGVEKGGILEVVHHEVVVEALPDKVPEVIEIDVTNLGLGETIRVKDVKLPEGVKIDLDPEDVLVTVIVPRGLEVEETAPAAETTEPEVLKKGKKEEEEEEE; encoded by the coding sequence ATGGAACACGTAGTAACCGCGCAGCTTAGAACTGTCGTCGGTAAAAAACGTGCCGTTCGAAGGCTCAGGAGCCAAGGTATTATCCCAGCGGTGGCGTACGGTCCCGGTGTTGAAAAGCCACTTAACATTGGACTGAAGAAGAACGAGTTCTTGAAGATTTTCAAGCACGTTTCCGAATCTACACCGTTGACTCTGGTTGTTACCGACGATTCCGGAAAGGAACTTTTCAAACACCTCGCGTTCATAAAGATGGTTCAGTACGACAAGGTTACCGACGAGGTAAAACACGTGGACTTTTACATTCCGGAAGCTCACCATAAGATGAGGATCAACGTTCCGATCCACGTCGTTGGTAAGGCTGCAGGTGTCGAAAAAGGTGGTATTCTCGAGGTTGTACACCACGAAGTCGTTGTTGAGGCTCTCCCTGATAAGGTACCCGAAGTGATCGAGATTGATGTGACAAACCTCGGACTTGGTGAAACGATAAGGGTTAAAGATGTAAAATTGCCGGAAGGTGTCAAGATCGACCTGGATCCCGAGGATGTTCTGGTTACAGTCATCGTTCCAAGGGGTCTTGAAGTCGAAGAAACGGCTCCAGCTGCAGAAACGACAGAGCCTGAGGTACTCAAGAAAGGTAAGAAAGAGGAGGAAGAAGAAGAAGAATAA
- the pth gene encoding aminoacyl-tRNA hydrolase yields the protein MIVVGLGNPGEKYKNTRHNVGFMFLDRLSSSWRSGPNYQYAYKKLAGTDLMLVKPMTYMNLCGEVFKFLPHDDIIVVYDDLDLPLGRLRIRKDGSAGGHNGIKSIISVIGQNFPRIRVGIGPKPKDVDAADYVLSDFTPEEFKVLDRVLQVAVDALECILTQGIDKAMSLYNSVDLTNEVER from the coding sequence ATGATTGTCGTCGGACTTGGAAATCCAGGAGAGAAATACAAAAACACACGGCACAATGTCGGTTTTATGTTCCTGGATAGGCTTTCGAGTTCCTGGAGAAGCGGTCCAAACTACCAATATGCTTACAAAAAACTTGCCGGAACTGACCTGATGCTCGTAAAACCTATGACCTACATGAACCTCTGTGGTGAAGTCTTCAAATTCCTACCGCACGATGATATAATAGTGGTGTACGATGATCTGGACCTACCCCTCGGAAGATTGAGGATTAGAAAAGATGGAAGCGCCGGAGGTCACAACGGTATAAAGTCAATAATCTCGGTTATTGGGCAGAACTTTCCAAGAATCAGGGTGGGGATTGGACCAAAGCCAAAAGATGTGGATGCTGCAGATTACGTGCTTTCGGATTTTACACCGGAGGAATTCAAAGTGTTAGACAGAGTTCTTCAAGTCGCAGTGGATGCACTCGAATGTATACTCACCCAGGGAATCGATAAAGCAATGAGTTTGTACAACTCCGTCGATCTTACAAACGAGGTGGAAAGATGA
- a CDS encoding sulfite exporter TauE/SafE family protein, with amino-acid sequence MEFDLIGKYVLLFLGGLFSGVVNVLAGGGSFVTLPILSLFGLSPSVANGTNRIAILLQNVSATASFAKNRMLDFQLAAKLLIPTVVGAILGTSIAIKIPERWLQTSLGVIFLFMAVYMTLPEKPKQRTQDRNVTLLLRYIVFFLIGIYGGYIQAGVGFFLVAALTKLEGMELKMANAMKIFLTLAFTVVALLLFTVGKKVEMVPGMVLGVGSFVGGALGAKLNSVLSVRIIKTTLIGMMIVSALLYIF; translated from the coding sequence ATGGAATTCGATCTTATTGGAAAATACGTGCTACTCTTCTTGGGGGGACTGTTCTCAGGTGTTGTTAATGTGCTTGCCGGTGGTGGATCGTTCGTCACACTTCCAATTCTGAGTCTTTTCGGACTATCTCCCAGCGTTGCGAACGGAACGAACAGGATAGCGATTCTCCTTCAAAATGTTAGTGCAACAGCCAGTTTCGCGAAGAATCGTATGCTCGATTTCCAGCTGGCGGCTAAGTTGTTGATTCCCACCGTCGTTGGTGCGATCCTCGGTACGAGCATAGCGATAAAGATACCGGAAAGATGGCTTCAGACGAGCCTCGGAGTGATTTTTCTTTTTATGGCGGTGTACATGACGTTACCCGAGAAACCGAAGCAACGAACGCAAGATCGAAACGTGACCTTGCTACTCAGATACATCGTATTCTTTCTCATCGGCATCTACGGGGGTTATATCCAAGCGGGAGTTGGCTTCTTTTTAGTGGCGGCGTTGACAAAACTCGAGGGTATGGAACTGAAGATGGCGAACGCGATGAAGATATTCTTGACACTCGCGTTCACCGTTGTAGCCCTGTTACTTTTCACAGTTGGAAAGAAAGTCGAGATGGTGCCGGGCATGGTCCTTGGGGTAGGTTCGTTCGTAGGAGGAGCGCTGGGGGCAAAGTTAAATTCGGTGCTGAGCGTGAGGATAATAAAAACTACGTTGATTGGAATGATGATAGTCTCCGCACTACTTTATATCTTTTGA
- a CDS encoding M42 family metallopeptidase — protein MVIEELISLCLVPGVSGREEKVRERIESMLFSREQAVVDAVGNLILRLPGRESKTADGEVLVMAHMDEIGFYVSNIREDGKLVVKNVGGIIEETLPGSYVQVVLENGDLVDGLFGAVPPHLKADGEMFEKVVDVGACSKAEVEVLGIKILDPIVFKKFPTVLNKKYVSVRALDDRFGCYTLVQVANSVVPRRDTVFAWTVQEEIGLKGAKALASKLRPALAVAIDSFACCSKQNKHIKPGYGPVIRAVDNTSVSDPKIVKFITKLAEENGIPLQVGITGGGNDASVFVDVGVPMVALSVPVVYLHSQVEMIHVDDLVNLIKLLKVFLEKF, from the coding sequence ATGGTTATTGAGGAATTGATATCACTCTGTTTAGTTCCCGGTGTTTCCGGTCGCGAGGAAAAGGTTAGGGAGCGCATTGAGAGCATGCTCTTTTCTCGCGAACAAGCTGTGGTTGATGCTGTGGGAAACTTGATACTTAGATTGCCAGGTCGGGAATCTAAGACTGCCGATGGTGAAGTTCTCGTGATGGCCCACATGGATGAGATTGGATTTTACGTTAGTAACATTCGAGAGGATGGCAAACTCGTAGTGAAAAATGTTGGAGGGATTATCGAAGAGACGCTTCCAGGGAGTTACGTCCAAGTGGTGCTCGAAAACGGCGATTTGGTTGATGGCTTATTCGGGGCAGTTCCGCCTCATCTCAAGGCTGATGGTGAGATGTTTGAAAAGGTAGTTGATGTAGGTGCGTGCTCGAAGGCTGAGGTTGAAGTTCTTGGCATCAAGATCCTTGACCCTATCGTCTTTAAGAAGTTCCCCACCGTGTTGAACAAGAAGTACGTTTCGGTTCGCGCTTTGGACGATAGGTTCGGCTGCTACACGCTTGTACAGGTGGCAAACAGCGTAGTTCCGAGAAGGGACACCGTATTCGCATGGACAGTACAGGAAGAGATAGGACTGAAAGGAGCAAAGGCCTTGGCATCAAAGCTGAGGCCAGCGTTAGCTGTTGCAATTGACTCGTTTGCTTGTTGTAGCAAACAGAACAAGCACATCAAACCGGGATACGGTCCCGTTATCAGGGCGGTGGATAACACATCGGTTTCTGATCCGAAAATAGTGAAGTTCATCACTAAACTGGCTGAGGAGAACGGTATTCCCTTACAAGTTGGGATAACGGGTGGCGGCAACGATGCAAGTGTGTTTGTCGATGTTGGAGTGCCTATGGTTGCTCTGAGTGTGCCCGTTGTCTATCTCCACTCTCAGGTGGAAATGATTCATGTCGATGATCTCGTGAACTTGATTAAATTGCTCAAGGTGTTCTTGGAGAAGTTTTGA
- a CDS encoding MFS transporter — MGMSENLYEHEARNLFLVLSGRFESIVGATALMTALPLYVLDLTKSGTIMGLVTMLELVPRLFILPFGGVIGDRVNRKWWMVAMDELHGILILSVWLLSLKFKINLPILISFIVASSVIDGLFSGPTAAMFGDVVKREHMKLATSLNAVSRNFANIIGPILGGFLYGKYGFSNVLLITGLLYVFSGITEMFILYRFEPKYRKLNFFAEIGEGIKFVWSHRGLKFLFLFAVVLNFLASPLFMVVFPYLARVTFKFSAPQYGSLQVFATVGAMLGNFAIIFLLRRASSKTLIVSGLIFQSLFAIAFSIVILPFFGIGAGTVFWIFALAFLVISFFNVLVNIPINANLQIMIPSQLRSRVFSVLEFLATCMMPVSSMLYGYILDKVNPLWFFLSINLLTAFVVMVFIIKAPQEAYEPGTTYQIEV; from the coding sequence ATGGGCATGAGCGAAAATCTTTACGAGCACGAGGCCAGGAATCTTTTCCTCGTACTAAGTGGTCGGTTTGAATCAATCGTTGGAGCGACAGCTTTGATGACAGCTCTTCCACTTTACGTTCTCGACTTAACGAAATCGGGAACGATAATGGGACTGGTAACGATGCTCGAGCTTGTTCCACGGTTGTTCATCCTTCCGTTCGGTGGGGTGATAGGTGACCGGGTGAACAGGAAATGGTGGATGGTTGCAATGGATGAGTTGCACGGAATATTGATTCTTTCAGTCTGGCTGCTGTCACTGAAGTTCAAGATTAATCTGCCGATTCTTATATCCTTCATCGTGGCATCGTCGGTAATCGACGGTCTGTTCAGCGGTCCAACGGCAGCAATGTTCGGTGATGTTGTCAAAAGAGAACACATGAAACTTGCAACCTCGTTGAACGCAGTGAGTAGGAATTTCGCGAACATAATAGGTCCCATCTTGGGTGGCTTTTTGTACGGTAAGTACGGTTTTTCGAACGTCTTACTCATTACCGGACTTCTTTATGTTTTTTCGGGGATAACCGAAATGTTCATACTTTACCGCTTTGAACCAAAGTATCGAAAACTCAACTTTTTCGCCGAGATAGGTGAGGGGATCAAATTCGTTTGGTCGCACAGAGGGTTGAAGTTCCTATTCCTTTTTGCAGTTGTTTTAAATTTCCTGGCAAGCCCCCTATTCATGGTGGTCTTCCCCTACCTCGCAAGGGTAACTTTCAAGTTCTCCGCACCGCAGTACGGTAGCTTGCAAGTATTTGCAACGGTTGGTGCGATGCTCGGGAATTTCGCCATCATCTTCCTGCTGAGAAGAGCCAGTTCGAAAACCCTTATTGTCTCTGGTCTGATATTCCAAAGCCTTTTCGCGATAGCCTTTTCAATAGTGATACTGCCGTTCTTCGGTATCGGTGCTGGAACTGTATTCTGGATATTCGCACTCGCGTTCCTTGTAATCAGCTTTTTCAACGTACTTGTGAACATACCAATAAATGCAAATCTTCAGATCATGATACCATCCCAACTTCGCTCCCGTGTCTTCTCGGTCCTGGAATTTTTAGCCACTTGCATGATGCCCGTTTCGTCGATGCTTTATGGTTACATACTCGACAAGGTGAATCCACTCTGGTTTTTCTTATCTATCAATCTGTTAACTGCTTTCGTAGTCATGGTGTTTATAATCAAAGCACCTCAGGAAGCTTACGAACCAGGTACCACGTATCAGATAGAGGTGTGA
- a CDS encoding ZIP family metal transporter — MLDSYPDLLRGLILSVLAGMSTMLGIIPVLLVHKKLGEKVIDALLGMAAGIMLAASAFSLTMPALEIGGPLKFIAGFLLGAVVVDLFDKFSPHEHFLKGHEGLQLRRLSKMWLFVIAITIHNFPEGMAVGISAFTKEAYNIALAIGMQNVPEGAATFIALVDAGYSYKLAGLITLLTGAVEVLGGFFGASMIYISKALLPYMLALAAGAMVFVVSDEVIPETHLRGNERLSTYSLLFGFLVMSILDVILG, encoded by the coding sequence ATGCTTGATAGTTATCCAGACTTACTTCGTGGCTTAATTTTAAGCGTTTTGGCTGGGATGTCCACGATGCTGGGAATCATCCCGGTTTTGCTTGTGCATAAAAAACTCGGTGAAAAGGTTATCGATGCTCTACTTGGTATGGCAGCCGGTATCATGTTGGCTGCCAGTGCGTTCAGTTTAACGATGCCAGCGCTCGAGATAGGTGGGCCTTTGAAATTCATCGCCGGATTTCTACTCGGTGCCGTCGTGGTGGACCTGTTTGACAAATTCTCACCACATGAACACTTCTTGAAAGGCCACGAAGGCTTGCAACTGAGAAGACTGAGCAAGATGTGGTTATTCGTTATCGCAATCACAATCCACAACTTTCCGGAAGGTATGGCCGTGGGGATAAGTGCGTTCACAAAGGAGGCTTACAATATAGCGCTGGCTATCGGTATGCAAAACGTTCCGGAGGGAGCAGCAACCTTCATCGCACTTGTGGATGCTGGATACTCGTACAAATTGGCTGGGCTAATAACCCTATTGACCGGGGCGGTTGAGGTACTGGGTGGATTTTTCGGCGCTTCGATGATTTACATAAGTAAGGCACTCCTACCGTACATGCTCGCACTCGCAGCCGGTGCGATGGTCTTCGTCGTGAGCGATGAGGTTATTCCCGAAACTCATTTACGTGGAAATGAGCGGTTATCAACCTACTCGCTCCTATTCGGCTTCTTAGTCATGTCCATCCTTGACGTAATCCTTGGTTGA